One genomic window of Medicago truncatula cultivar Jemalong A17 chromosome 1, MtrunA17r5.0-ANR, whole genome shotgun sequence includes the following:
- the LOC25484951 gene encoding elongation factor 1-alpha, with the protein MGKEKVHINIVVIGHVDSGKSTTTGHLIYKLGGIDKRVIERFEKEAAEMNKRSFKYAWVLDKLKAERERGITIDIALWKFETTKYYCTVIDAPGHRDFIKNMITGTSQADCAVLIIDSTTGGFEAGISKDGQTREHALLAFTLGVKQMICCCNKMDATTPKYSKGRYDEIVKEVSSYLKKVGYNPDKIPFVPISGFEGDNMIERSTNLDWYKGPTLLEALDQINEPKRPSDKPLRLPLQDVYKIGGIGTVPVGRVETGVIKPGMVITFAPTGLTTEVKSVEMHHEALTEALPGDNVGFNVKNVAVKDLKRGYVASNSKDDPAKEAANFTSQVIIMNHPGQIGNGYAPVLDCHTSHIAVKFAELVTKIDRRSGKEIEKEPKFLKNGDAGIIKMIPTKPMVVETFSEYPPLGRFAVRDMRQTVAVGVIKAVEKKDPSGGLKQTKSALKKK; encoded by the exons ATGGGTAAGGAAAAGGTTCACATCAACATTGTGGTCATTGGCCATGTTGACTCTGGGAAATCAACCACAACTGGTCACTTGATCTACAAGCTTGGAGGTATTGACAAGCGTGTCATAGAGAGGTTTGAGAAAGAAGCTGCTGAGATGAACAAGCGTTCATTCAAGTATGCCTGGGTCCTTGACAAGCTCAAGGCTGAACGTGAAAGAGGTATCACCATTGACATTGCTCTCTGGAAGTTTGAGACAACCAAGTACTACTGCACTGTCATCGATGCCCCCGGACACAGGGATTTCATTAAGAACATGATCACCGGAACATCCCAAGCTGATTGTGCCGTTCTCATCATTGATTCCACTACTGGTGGTTTTGAAGCCGGTATTTCTAAGGATGGTCAGACCCGTGAACATGCTCTCCTTGCTTTCACTCTTGGTGTGAAGCAAATGATCTGCTGTTGCAACAAG ATGGATGCTACTACACCCAAGTACTCCAAGGGTAGATATGATGAAATTGTGAAGGAAGTTTCATCCTATTTGAAGAAGGTTGGCTATAACCCAGACAAAATTCCATTTGTTCCCATCTCTGGTTTTGAGGGAGATAACATGATCGAGCGCTCTACAAACCTTGACTGGTACAAGGGTCCAACCCTTCTTGAGGCACTTGACCAAATCAACGAGCCTAAGAGGCCTTCAGACAAGCCCCTCCGACTACCACTTCAAGATGTCTACAAGATTGGAGGAATTGGAACTGTGCCTGTGGGGCGTGTCGAGACTGGTGTCATAAAACCTGGAATGGTTATCACTTTTGCCCCTACTGGACTGACAACTGAAGTCAAGTCTGTGGAGATGCATCATGAAGCTCTCACAGAGGCCCTTCCTGGTGACAATGTGGGATTTAATGTCAAGAATGTTGCTGTTAAGGATCTCAAGCGTGGGTATGTTGCCTCAAACTCCAAGGATGACCCAGCCAAGGAAGCTGCTAACTTTACATCTCAAGTGATCATCATGAATCACCCTGGCCAGATTGGAAATGGCTATGCCCCTGTTCTTGACTGCCACACCTCCCACATTGCTGTCAAGTTTGCTGAGCTTGTTACTAAGATTGATAGGCGTTCTGGTAAGGAGATTGAGAAGGAGCCCAAATTCTTGAAGAATGGCGATGCTGGTATTATTAAGATGATTCCCACCAAGCCCATGGTGGTTGAGACTTTCTCTGAATATCCTCCACTCGGTCGTTTTGCTGTTAGAGACATGCGTCAAACTGTGGCTGTTGGCGTCATCAAAGCTGTGGAGAAGAAGGATCCCAGTGGAGGACTTAAGCAGACCAAGTCagcattgaagaagaagtga
- the LOC11405409 gene encoding uncharacterized protein, with protein sequence MVAKEFYSHQEVGNEESTLLQDEYDDYEEEETLSLCDLPNSTISPQRGDFSNYGKDHHDDDDDDNLFEFFSEEFNTSTIHDNIIFCGKLIPFKDHQYVPHNQKNCAKPTSNSKAMKSSNGSIANLKSKRNEEEVKGSVNVKSFAGDYTSMGGKVSLVRSPTKSRWFLFMFGMSSSSRMSSKEMQLSDIRNRQSRSRREPMTMFPTPENGKEVVKSKRNGNSKGMWKILKSISLVLGCSSSKLANDVVKAAFV encoded by the coding sequence ATGGTGGCTAAAGAATTCTACTCACATCAAGAAGTAGGGAATGAAGAAAGTACTTTGCTACAAGATGagtatgatgattatgaagaagaagaaactttATCACTTTGTGACCTTCCAAATTCCACAATTTCACCTCAACGGGGTGATTTTTCCAATTATGGCAAGGATcaccatgatgatgatgatgatgataactTGTTTGAGTTTTTCAGTGAAGAATTCAACACTTCAACAATTCATGACAACATAATCTTCTGTGGCAAACTCATTCCCTTCAAAGATCATCAATATGTTCCTcataaccaaaaaaattgtGCTAAACCCACTTCAAATTCAAAGGCCATGAAATCTAGTAATGGTTCTATAGCTAACTTGAAGAGTaagagaaatgaagaagaagtaAAGGGTAGTGTGAATGTAAAGAGTTTTGCTGGTGACTACACATCAATGGGAGGGAAGGTTTCACTTGTGAGGAGTCCGACAAAATCTAGAtggtttttgtttatgtttggaATGTCGTCGAGTTCCAGGATGTCTTCCAAGGAGATGCAGCTTAGTGACATTAGAAATAGACAGAGCAGAAGTCGGAGGGAGCCGATGACGATGTTTCCGACACCGGAAAATGGGAAAGAAGTTGTTAAGAGTAAGAGAAATGGGAATAGTAAAGGGATGTGGAAGATTTTGAAGTCAATTTCATTGGTTTTAGGATGCAGTAGTAGTAAACTTGCTAATGATGTAGTAAAGGCTGCTTTTGTGTGA
- the LOC11409147 gene encoding protein IQ-DOMAIN 1 produces the protein MGRKGSWFSAVKKLFISDSKKDQKHLHKSNSKLTCFGHPQHHHHHHHHHYEDAEWKSGGVSPITVVPVPSLPPKEDVKPKKTDAENEQDKQAFSLILATAVATGAAVAAAKTAAQAAAEAALEAARITSLRPCYIGKTNEEIAAIKIQTAFRGYLARRTLRGLRGLARLKALVKGQSVQRQAATTLQCMQTLSRLQSQVSARKIRMSEENQSFQRQLQQKREKELDKLQAAPIGEKWDYSSQSKEQIQARLLNRQIAAMRREKALAYASTHQQTWRNSSKATDATIMDPNNPHWGWNWLDRWMASRPWEGQNTKDQKNHRSGKGVASHTMSVGEISKLYALRDQNQDDKKSPTSQKANNPNQASRVAVPSTSTRGKAKTSSSPRVGSWGGDGDSKFTFNKNSESNRRHSIAVAPVKEDESLVNTPAKFSKVKSNVQSPSVKKQLSFTASSSGSRRHSIPTKMGMNSNKNVAATIPEVKVKNGGSK, from the exons ATGGGGAGGAAAGGAAGTTGGTTTTCTGCGGTGAAGAAACTTTTCATTTCTGATTCTAAAAAAGATCAG AAACATCTTCATAAGTCGAATTCGAAGTTAACATGTTTTGGGCATCCGcagcatcatcatcaccatcatcatcatcattatgaGGATGCTGAGTGGAAATCTGGAGGAGTATCACCAATAACTGTTGTTCCGGTTCCATCTCTTCCTCCAAAAGAAGATGTTAAACCAAAGAAAACTGATGCAGAGAATGAACAGGACAAACAAGCCTTTTCATTGATTCTAGCCACAGCTGTTGCTACAGGCGCGGCCGTTGCTGCTGCTAAGACTGCTGCTCAGGCTGCTGCAGAGGCTGCTTTAGAGGCTGCTCGTATCACAAGTCTTCGTCCTTGTTACATTGGAAAAACTAATGAAGAAATAGCGGCTATCAAAATTCAAACTGCATTCCGTGGATATTTG gcAAGGAGGACCTTGCGTGGATTGAGAGGTTTGGCGAGGTTGAAAGCATTGGTAAAAGGACAATCTGTTCAGCGGCAAGCGGCTACTACTTTACAATGCATGCAAACTCTTTCGCGATTGCAATCTCAAGTTAGTGCGAGGAAAATCAGAATGTCTGAGGAGAATCAATCTTTTCAACGCCAATTGCAGCAGAAACGTGAAAAGGAACTTGACAAGTTACAAGCTGCT CCTATTGGAGAAAAATGGGATTATAGTTCACAATCAAAGGAGCAAATCCAAGCAAGATTGTTGAATAGACAAATTGCTGCTATGAGAAGAGAAAAGGCTTTGGCTTATGCATCAACACATCAG CAAACATGGAGGAACTCTTCAAAAGCTACAGATGCCACAATTATGGATCCAAACAATCCCCATTGGGGATGGAATTGGCTTGACAGATGGATGGCTTCAAGGCCATGGGAAGGACAAAACACTAAAGATCAGAAGAATCATAGATCAGGAAAAGGTGTTGCAAGCCATACCATGTCAGTTGGAGAAATCTCCAAATTATATGCTCTAAGAGATCAAAATCAAGATGACAAAAAATCTCCTACAAGCCAAAAAGCAAATAATCCAAACCAAGCTTCAAGGGTAGCAGTACCTTCAACATCTACTAGAGGAAAAGCTAAGACATCATCAAGTCCAAGAGTTGGTTCTTGGGGTGGTGATGGTGACTCAAAATTCACATTCAACAAAAATTCCGAAAGTAATCGTCGTCATAGCATTGCGGTGGCTCCGGTGAAAGAGGATGAAAGTCTTGTAAACACACCTGCAAAATTTTCAAAGGTTAAATCTAACGTGCAAAGTCCTTCTGTAAAGAAGCAGCTTTCTTTCACAGCTTCTTCATCTGGTTCTAGAAGGCACTCTATTCCAActaagatgggaatgaattctAATAAAAATGTTGCTGCTACTATCCCTGAAGTGAAAGTGAAAAATGGAGGGAGCAAATAG